One Pecten maximus chromosome 7, xPecMax1.1, whole genome shotgun sequence genomic window carries:
- the LOC117330633 gene encoding transforming growth factor-beta-induced protein ig-h3-like — protein MAMHSVTKVFLVCLVFTVFYPESSIACLDGMNILKCVEFYQGKAFLQFVNSTGLWGTLLQSKDTTILLPSSVAFGHLPEKVTSDNNTMREILLYHILPKSINTTALVNEQLLPSSTPGRLSVRFNRYSKGNKTVITSSGGVILRSNENATNGVINLVDRVMYPPPTGSLYEYVANTASYQTLLLLAAKARLLDTLKEGTYTLFAPNDDAFSKLPSGAVANLLKDIPKLKTVLENHIVPATLYTAGLKVVGTGKTLSGVDFNSNSTTVTFKTVKATIVSADRSATNGVIHEIDSVLM, from the exons ATGGCGATGCACAGCGTGACAAAAGTATTTCTTGTGTGTCTCGTATTTACTGTTTTTTACCCAGAATCCAGTATTGCGTGCTTGGATGgaatgaatattttaaaatgtgttgaatTTTATCAAGGTAAAGCGTTTCTACAATTTGTGAATAGTACTGGACTATGGGGTACACTCCTTCAAAGTAAAG ACACAACGATATTGCTACCGAGTAGTGTCGCCTTTGGTCACCTGCCAGAGAAAGTGACGTCTGACAACAACACCATGAGAGAGATTCTGCTCTACCATATCTTACCTAAGTCAATCAACACTACTGCATTGGTCAACGAACAGTTGTTGCCGTCCAGCACACCTGGTAGACTGTCTGTCCGATTTAATAGATACTCTAAAGGAAACAAAACA GTGATAACGTCATCAGGGGGAGTAATCCTACGGAGTAACGAGAACGCTACGAATGGCGTAATCAACCTAGTAGACCGTGTCATGTACCCGCCACCTACCGGCAGTCTGTACGAATACGTAGCTAACACGGCGTCGTATCAAACTCTTCTGCTTTTGGCGGCGAAGGCTCGACTTCTCGACACCCTTAAAG AGGGTACCTACACACTGTTTGCCCCCAATGACGACGCATTTTCCAAGTTACCATCCGGTGCTGTAGCTAATTTACTCAAAGACATACCTAAGCTGAAGA CGGTATTAGAAAATCACATTGTTCCGGCCACTCTCTACACTGCTGGACTTAAAGTGGTTGGAACAGGAAAGACATTGAGTGGGGTCGATTTTAACTCAA ATTCGACGACAGTGACATTTAAGACTGTCAAAGCAACCATCGTATCAGCAGATAGGTCTGCTACCAATGGCGTTATTCACGAAATCGACTCAGTTTTGATGTAG
- the LOC117330634 gene encoding transforming growth factor-beta-induced protein ig-h3-like produces the protein MNGPCILGLVLLCGSGLAEENVLMTAVRLGGKTLGTLVQSTNLTGTLSGTGPFTLFAPVDKAFKALNQSVLEKLSGDKELLTRVLSYHVVSGNVTSGQLKNDMVVDTVEGTSKLRTNIYGSKVTVDGANVILPDQFATNGVVHMIDRVLYPLPTQNLLTYVAGTPSLSQLVYAVSMGDLIDFFKGGPFTLFAPTDEAFGRLPPGLLSNLLLNKTALNNVLEYHVILGTVYSAGLSDNQRVQAANNQDLTVKIEGENVIINDAKVTTADVTVTNGVIHIIDTVLLPPSVAAGYS, from the exons ATGAACGGACCATGTATTCTCGGACTTGTGTTACTCTGCGGGAGTGGGTTAGCCGAGGAAAATGTTTTGATGACAGCTGTAAGGCTGGGAGGTAAAACCCTGGGAACGTTAGTACAGAGCACTAATTTGACGGGCACGCTCAGTGGAACAG GACCGTTCACATTATTTGCTCCTGTGGACAAAGCATTCAAAGCTCTTAACCAGAGTGTCCTCGAAAAACTGTCAGGCGACAAGGAGCTGTTGACCAGGGTATTGTCGTATCACGTGGTCAGCGGGAATGTCACTTCCGGTCAGCTGAAAAACGACATGGTCGTCGATACGGTGGAGGGGACATCAAAACTCAGGACCAACATCTACGGTTCA aAGGTGACGGTAGACGGGGCGAATGTGATACTACCTGACCAATTTGCCACTAACGGTGTCGTCCATATGATAGATAGAGTGCTTTACCCACTCCCCACACAAAACCTCTTGACGTACGTCGCGGGCACGCCGTCATTGTCACAACTCGTCTACGCCGTGTCCATGGGAGACCTAATAGACTTCTTCAAAG GCGGACCCTTTACCTTATTTGCACCCACGGATGAAGCGTTTGGTAGACTACCACCTGGGCTTCTAAGCAATCTCCTGTTGAATAAGACGGCACTAAACA ATGTGTTGGAGTACCACGTCATCCTAGGGACTGTCTACAGTGCTGGTCTGAGTGACAACCAACGAGTCCAGGCTGCTAACAATCAGGACCTCACTGTCAAGATCGAAGGAG AAAACGTCATAATAAACGACGCCAAAGTAACCACTGCTGACGTCACTGTGACGAATGGAGTGATCCACATCATCGATACGGTCCTTCTGCCGCCATCCGTAGCCGCAGGATACAGCTGA
- the LOC117330635 gene encoding periostin-like, whose product MRMERFIIVLLLIPHATSNSEQNTVIDVASRNGATTLGRLLNGTTLEKRLLNDGNFTLFAPVDDGFSWLPPSVLDTLNKNKTFVDYVFTSHVIPDRVGSDNFTNDVIFPSLNSVIKIRINIIESKATADGVDITVTDLPASNGVVHMLQRVMYPFPTQSILEYLTTTQTLSLLVDVIRHANLTEYFKGEPFTLFAPTNEAFAKLPDGFLQKLMSNKTGLIDLVEYHVLTETLFSEGLYDNERLITANNKQLIVTVMEGNVVINGALLKVFDVILTNGVIQIIDRVLLPPN is encoded by the exons ATGAGAATGGAAAGGTTTATTATTGTATTACTGTTAATACCTCACGCTACCTCTAACTCAGAACAGAACACTGTTATAGACGTGGCCTCCAGGAATGGTGCTACAACCCTGGGAAGACTCCTTAACGGAACAACTCTGGAAAAACGTTTACTCAATGACG gtaattttacattatttgcGCCAGTAGACGATGGATTTAGCTGGTTACCGCCAAGCGTTTTGGAtactttgaataaaaacaagaCTTTCGTTGATTATGTTTTTACATCCCATGTGATCCCTGACCGAGTGGGGTCCGATAACTTTACGAATGACGTCATATTTCCTTCCTTGAATAGTGTGATCAAAATCAGGATAAATATCATAGAGTCG AAGGCAACTGCTGATGGCGTGGACATTACTGTCACGGATTTACCTGCATCAAATGGCGTTGTTCACATGCTTCAAAGAGTGATGTATCCCTTTCCGACCCAGTCCATCCTGGAGTACCTCACAACTACTCAAACCTTATCTCTCCTCGTAGATGTTATACGACATGCGAATCTTACAGAATATTTCAAAG GTGAACCATTCACACTGTTTGCACCGACGAATGAAGCCTTTGCTAAACTTCCTGACGGATTTCTCCAAAAGCTGATGTCGAACAAAACAGGTCTCATCG ACTTGGTTGAGTATCACGTGTTGACGGAAACCCTCTTTAGTGAAGGTCTCTATGACAACGAAAGACTTATAACGGCTAACAATAAACAGCTGATTGTTACTGTTATGGAAG gaaacGTGGTGATCAACGGCGCCTTGTTGAAAGTCTTTGATGTAATTCTGACCAATGGCGTTATCCAAATAATCGACAGGGTTCTTCTTCCGCCCAATTAG